One genomic window of Tachypleus tridentatus isolate NWPU-2018 chromosome 12, ASM421037v1, whole genome shotgun sequence includes the following:
- the LOC143233881 gene encoding uncharacterized protein LOC143233881 isoform X1 — protein MLQIECCVPLCKNRGGHRFPSNTSKERDSVRKRWILAIRKADPKAKFHVWEPGPNCVICHNHFVPTDYYGATCFGYKPQVKRLRPNAVPSVFPWMASQTSEVKERTACKTKLLNRTATVMSSQSSPGCSHSIQECMECEKQKKFNVKTVKEKKIINMQRTHKNGKKITMSKNGERISSQRCKIYHCNEGEREANSSTCRK, from the exons ATGCTGCAAATAGAATGTTGCGTTCCTTTGTGCAAAAATCGTGGTGGGCACAGATTTCCGTCTAATACCAGTAAGGAAAGAGATAGTGTTCGAAAACGCTGGATTCTCGCCATCAGAAAAGCTGATCCGAAAGCCAAGTTTCATGTGTGGGAACCTGGACCAAACTGTGTCATATGCCATAATCACTTTGTACCAACAGACTACTATGGTGCAACATGTTTTG GTTATAAACCTCAAGTGAAACGTTTGCGACCAAATGCAGTTCCAAGTGTGTTTCCGTGGATGGCTTCACAGACATCAGAAGTCAAGGAGAGGACAGCTTGCAAAACAAAACTCCTGAATCGGACTGCAACAGTGATGTCAAGCCAGAGTTCACCAGGATGTTCACATTCAATCCAGGAATGCATGGAGTGCGAG AAGCAGAAGAAATTTAATGTGAAAACTGTGAAAGAGAAGAAAATTATCAATATGCAGAGAACACACAAAAATGGAAAGAAGATTACCATGTCAAAGAATGGAGAAAGAATTTCATCCCAAAGATGCAAGATCTATCACTGCAATGAAGGAGAGAGAGAGGCAAATAGTAGTACATGTAGAAAATAG
- the LOC143233881 gene encoding uncharacterized protein LOC143233881 isoform X2, with product MPCPMCFHFLNIYKSSLSGYKPQVKRLRPNAVPSVFPWMASQTSEVKERTACKTKLLNRTATVMSSQSSPGCSHSIQECMECEKQKKFNVKTVKEKKIINMQRTHKNGKKITMSKNGERISSQRCKIYHCNEGEREANSSTCRK from the exons ATGCCTTGCCCAATGTGTTTTCATTTCCTGAACATTTACAAAAG ttcTCTTTCAGGTTATAAACCTCAAGTGAAACGTTTGCGACCAAATGCAGTTCCAAGTGTGTTTCCGTGGATGGCTTCACAGACATCAGAAGTCAAGGAGAGGACAGCTTGCAAAACAAAACTCCTGAATCGGACTGCAACAGTGATGTCAAGCCAGAGTTCACCAGGATGTTCACATTCAATCCAGGAATGCATGGAGTGCGAG AAGCAGAAGAAATTTAATGTGAAAACTGTGAAAGAGAAGAAAATTATCAATATGCAGAGAACACACAAAAATGGAAAGAAGATTACCATGTCAAAGAATGGAGAAAGAATTTCATCCCAAAGATGCAAGATCTATCACTGCAATGAAGGAGAGAGAGAGGCAAATAGTAGTACATGTAGAAAATAG
- the LOC143233881 gene encoding THAP domain-containing protein 3-like isoform X3, with protein sequence MLQIECCVPLCKNRGGHRFPSNTSKERDSVRKRWILAIRKADPKAKFHVWEPGPNCVICHNHFVPTDYYGATCFGYKPQVKRLRPNAVPSVFPWMASQTSEVKERTACKTKLLNRTATVMSSQSSPGCSHSIQECMECEH encoded by the exons ATGCTGCAAATAGAATGTTGCGTTCCTTTGTGCAAAAATCGTGGTGGGCACAGATTTCCGTCTAATACCAGTAAGGAAAGAGATAGTGTTCGAAAACGCTGGATTCTCGCCATCAGAAAAGCTGATCCGAAAGCCAAGTTTCATGTGTGGGAACCTGGACCAAACTGTGTCATATGCCATAATCACTTTGTACCAACAGACTACTATGGTGCAACATGTTTTG GTTATAAACCTCAAGTGAAACGTTTGCGACCAAATGCAGTTCCAAGTGTGTTTCCGTGGATGGCTTCACAGACATCAGAAGTCAAGGAGAGGACAGCTTGCAAAACAAAACTCCTGAATCGGACTGCAACAGTGATGTCAAGCCAGAGTTCACCAGGATGTTCACATTCAATCCAGGAATGCATGGAGTGCGAG CATTAA